A section of the Camelus dromedarius isolate mCamDro1 chromosome 14, mCamDro1.pat, whole genome shotgun sequence genome encodes:
- the LMO4 gene encoding LIM domain transcription factor LMO4 codes for MVNPGSSSQPPPVTAGSLSWKRCAGCGGKIADRFLLYAMDSYWHSRCLKCSCCQAQLGDIGTSCYTKSGMILCRNDYIRLFGNSGACSACGQSIPASELVMRAQGNVYHLKCFTCSTCRNRLVPGDRFHYVNGSLFCEHDRPTALINGHLNSLQSNPLLPDQKVC; via the exons ATGGTGAATCCGGGCAGCAGCTCACAGCCGCCCCCGGTGACGGCCGGCTCCCTCTCCTGGAAGCGGTGCGCAGGCTGCGGGGGCAAGATCGCGGACCGCTTTCTGCTCTATGCCATGGACAGCTACTGGCACAGCCGGTGCCTCAAGTGCTCCTGCTGCCAGGCGCAGCTGGGCGACATCGGCACGTCCTGTTACACCAAGAGTGGCATGATCCTTTGCCGAAATGACTACATTAG GTTATTTGGGAATAGCGGTGCTTGCAGCGCCTGTGGACAGTCGATCCCTGCGAGCGAGCTCGTCATGAGGGCCCAAGGCAATGTGTATCATCTGAAG TGTTTCACATGCTCTACCTGCCGGAATCGCCTGGTCCCGGGAGATCGGTTTCACTACGTCAATGGCAGTTTATTTTGTGAACATGATAGACCCACAGCGCTCATCAATGGCCATTTGAATTCGCTTCAGAGCAATCCACTGCTGCCGGACCAGAAG GTCTGCTAA